A window of Ascaphus truei isolate aAscTru1 chromosome 16, aAscTru1.hap1, whole genome shotgun sequence contains these coding sequences:
- the LOC142467500 gene encoding uncharacterized protein LOC142467500 isoform X1, with amino-acid sequence MATISNHTDDEERLETLIKQCTDVSPGLATAARGIILEAMTKEQITSDIFPKIACMLLHQIARNIQKDEASAIRTAASALKKLLIQGLAEQDALILENTNMWGDLQKAETHHDAVILVARVIAQTKPYHMSRFIMGLLPPPNHPPSSTVLAFYTELLCYPELLEKSQQKLIIQMMLRAKPTGKDVEILRIRALWNVCSHIPDKVKKYKKEMQAIIKAGLHNMDTDIVLEAMKTAGQMAILLEKKDMGTLYHDALVQIEAFKNYVKSSRGIILEAMTKDQITSDIFPKIACMLLHQIARNIQKDEASAIRTSASALKKLLMQGLAEQDALILENSNMWGDLQKAETHHDAVIRVARVIAKTKPYHMSRFIMGLLPPPYHPPSSTVLAFYTELLCYPELLEKSQQKLIIQMMLRAKPTGKDVEILRIRALWNVCSHIPDKVKKYKKEMQAIIKAGLHNMDPDIVLEAMKTAGKMALLLKKKGMGTLYHDALVQCQTYIDYEDPTMRCQAVQLLGELARSTKVNKRGAFSNIVEKSLLYLLYQLQDKDITIVETAASTLHSCLPFVGCDKTRMVMESEGNDLCQQETYPARVPTVLRCLFPFSAVLSDILSEVSVTNLVRMNQGYLIDITGSLITERPHLISQLLREATSHLGKEPFQTQAVNLIDNIMHVCYEDDYSLIDLEDMWELYSSACIAPAHECAVRQKSW; translated from the exons ATGGCGACCATCAGTAACCACACGGACGATGAGGAGAGACTTGAAACTCTAATTAAACAGTGTACAGATGTCAGCCCTGGACTG GCAACAGCAGCCAGAGGGATCATTCTGGAAGCGATGACCAAAGAACAAATTACCAGCGACATCTTCCCTAAAATAGCCTGTATGTTGCTCCATCAGATTGCCAGAAACATCCAGAAAGATGAAGCATCGGCAATAAG AACAGCAGCCAGTGCATTAAAAAAATTGCTCATCCAGGGACTGGCAGAGCAGGATGCCCTTATTTTAGAGAACACCAATATGTGGGGCGATCTCCAAAAGGCAGAAACCCATCATGATGCTGTGATACTGGTGGCAAG AGTTATTGCCCAGACGAAGCCGTACCATATGAGCCGGTTCATCATGGGTCTCCTGCCTCCCCCAAATCACCCACCGTCATCCACTGTCCTGGCATTTTATACAGAG CTCCTGTGTTATCCAGAGCTCCTGGAAAAGTCCCAGCAAAAGCTAATTATCCAAATGATGCTGCGAGCGAAACCAACAGGAAAAGACGTAGAAATACTCAGGATAAGAGCCCTTTGGAATGTGTGCAGCCACATACCTGATAAG GTAAAAAAGTATAAGAAGGAAATGCAGGCCATCATCAAAGCCGGGCTGCATAACATGGACACGGACATTGTCCTGGAAGCGATGAAAACAGCCGGGCAAATGGCCATTCTGCTGGAAAAGAAAGACATGGGGACCCTATACCATGATGCCCTGGTTCAGATCGAAGCCTTTAAAAATTAT GTAAAATCATCCAGAGGGATCATTCTGGAAGCGATGACCAAAGATCAAATTACCAGCGACATCTTCCCTAAAATAGCCTGTATGTTGCTCCATCAGATTGCCAGAAACATCCAGAAAGATGAAGCATCGGCAATAAG AACATCAGCCAGTGCATTAAAAAAATTGCTCATGCAGGGACTGGCAGAGCAGGATGCCCTTATTTTGGAGAACAGCAATATGTGGGGCGATCTCCAAAAGGCAGAAACCCATCATGATGCTGTGATACGGGTGGCAAG AGTTATTGCCAAGACGAAGCCGTACCATATGAGCCGATTCATCATGGGTCTCCTGCCTCCCCCATATCACCCACCGTCATCCACTGTCCTGGCATTTTATACAGAG CTCCTGTGTTATCCAGAGCTCCTGGAAAAGTCCCAGCAAAAGCTAATTATCCAAATGATGCTACGAGCGAAACCAACAGGAAAAGACGTAGAAATACTCAGGATAAGAGCCCTTTGGAATGTGTGCAGCCACATACCTGATAAG GTCAAAAAGTATAAGAAGGAAATGCAGGCCATCATCAAAGCCGGGCTGCATAACATGGACCCGGACATTGTCCTGGAAGCGATGAAAACAGCCGGGAAAATGGCCCTACTGCTGAAAAAGAAAGGCATGGGGACCCTATACCATGATGCTCTGGTTCAATGCCAAACCTATATAGATTAT GAAGACCCCACTATGCGATGCCAGGCCGTGCAGTTGCTGGGGGAGTTGGCTCGGTCTACAAAAGTAAACAAAAGAGGAGCATTTTCCAATATTGTGGAGAAAAgtcttttatatttactgtaccaGCTTCAAGACAAGGACATAACCATTGTAGAG ACAGCTGCATCAACGCTGCACAGCTGCCTTCCCTTTGTGGGGTGTGACAAAACCAGGATGGTGATGGAGAGTGAGGGAAATGACCTCTGTCAGCAGGAAACCTATCCGGCCAGG GTACCAACAGTACTGCGCTGCCTTTTTCCTTTTTCTGCCGTACTATCTGACATACTATCGGAGGTTTCAGTGACAAACCTTGTGAGAATGAATCAAGGATACCTGATAGATATCACTGGATCCCTG ATAACAGAACGCCCGCACTTGATCTCCCAGCTTCTGCGAGAGGCGACCTCCCATCTGGGTAAAGAACCCTTCCAAACCCAAGCTGTCAACCTGATCG ATAACATAATGCATGTGTGCTATGAGGATGATTACAGTCTGATAGACTTGGAAGATATGTGGGAG CTGTATTCATCGGCATGTATAGCTCCAGCCCACGAATGCGCTGTGAGGCAGAAAAGCTGGTAA
- the LOC142467500 gene encoding uncharacterized protein LOC142467500 isoform X2 encodes MATISNHTDDEERLETLIKQCTDVSPGLATAARGIILEAMTKEQITSDIFPKIACMLLHQIARNIQKDEASAIRTAASALKKLLIQGLAEQDALILENTNMWGDLQKAETHHDAVILVARVIAQTKPYHMSRFIMGLLPPPNHPPSSTVLAFYTELLCYPELLEKSQQKLIIQMMLRAKPTGKDVEILRIRALWNVCSHIPDKVKKYKKEMQAIIKAGLHNMDTDIVLEAMKTAGQMAILLEKKDMGTLYHDALVQIEAFKNYVKSSRGIILEAMTKDQITSDIFPKIACMLLHQIARNIQKDEASAIRTSASALKKLLMQGLAEQDALILENSNMWGDLQKAETHHDAVIRVARVIAKTKPYHMSRFIMGLLPPPYHPPSSTVLAFYTELLCYPELLEKSQQKLIIQMMLRAKPTGKDVEILRIRALWNVCSHIPDKVKKYKKEMQAIIKAGLHNMDPDIVLEAMKTAGKMALLLKKKGMGTLYHDALVQCQTYIDYEDPTMRCQAVQLLGELARSTKVNKRGAFSNIVEKSLLYLLYQLQDKDITIVETAASTLHSCLPFVGCDKTRMVMESEGNDLCQQETYPARVPTVLRCLFPFSAVLSDILSEVSVTNLVRMNQGYLIDITGSLITERPHLISQLLREATSHLGKEPFQTQAVNLIAVFIGMYSSSPRMRCEAEKLVKSLLAVAMPGTDPVSADGRH; translated from the exons ATGGCGACCATCAGTAACCACACGGACGATGAGGAGAGACTTGAAACTCTAATTAAACAGTGTACAGATGTCAGCCCTGGACTG GCAACAGCAGCCAGAGGGATCATTCTGGAAGCGATGACCAAAGAACAAATTACCAGCGACATCTTCCCTAAAATAGCCTGTATGTTGCTCCATCAGATTGCCAGAAACATCCAGAAAGATGAAGCATCGGCAATAAG AACAGCAGCCAGTGCATTAAAAAAATTGCTCATCCAGGGACTGGCAGAGCAGGATGCCCTTATTTTAGAGAACACCAATATGTGGGGCGATCTCCAAAAGGCAGAAACCCATCATGATGCTGTGATACTGGTGGCAAG AGTTATTGCCCAGACGAAGCCGTACCATATGAGCCGGTTCATCATGGGTCTCCTGCCTCCCCCAAATCACCCACCGTCATCCACTGTCCTGGCATTTTATACAGAG CTCCTGTGTTATCCAGAGCTCCTGGAAAAGTCCCAGCAAAAGCTAATTATCCAAATGATGCTGCGAGCGAAACCAACAGGAAAAGACGTAGAAATACTCAGGATAAGAGCCCTTTGGAATGTGTGCAGCCACATACCTGATAAG GTAAAAAAGTATAAGAAGGAAATGCAGGCCATCATCAAAGCCGGGCTGCATAACATGGACACGGACATTGTCCTGGAAGCGATGAAAACAGCCGGGCAAATGGCCATTCTGCTGGAAAAGAAAGACATGGGGACCCTATACCATGATGCCCTGGTTCAGATCGAAGCCTTTAAAAATTAT GTAAAATCATCCAGAGGGATCATTCTGGAAGCGATGACCAAAGATCAAATTACCAGCGACATCTTCCCTAAAATAGCCTGTATGTTGCTCCATCAGATTGCCAGAAACATCCAGAAAGATGAAGCATCGGCAATAAG AACATCAGCCAGTGCATTAAAAAAATTGCTCATGCAGGGACTGGCAGAGCAGGATGCCCTTATTTTGGAGAACAGCAATATGTGGGGCGATCTCCAAAAGGCAGAAACCCATCATGATGCTGTGATACGGGTGGCAAG AGTTATTGCCAAGACGAAGCCGTACCATATGAGCCGATTCATCATGGGTCTCCTGCCTCCCCCATATCACCCACCGTCATCCACTGTCCTGGCATTTTATACAGAG CTCCTGTGTTATCCAGAGCTCCTGGAAAAGTCCCAGCAAAAGCTAATTATCCAAATGATGCTACGAGCGAAACCAACAGGAAAAGACGTAGAAATACTCAGGATAAGAGCCCTTTGGAATGTGTGCAGCCACATACCTGATAAG GTCAAAAAGTATAAGAAGGAAATGCAGGCCATCATCAAAGCCGGGCTGCATAACATGGACCCGGACATTGTCCTGGAAGCGATGAAAACAGCCGGGAAAATGGCCCTACTGCTGAAAAAGAAAGGCATGGGGACCCTATACCATGATGCTCTGGTTCAATGCCAAACCTATATAGATTAT GAAGACCCCACTATGCGATGCCAGGCCGTGCAGTTGCTGGGGGAGTTGGCTCGGTCTACAAAAGTAAACAAAAGAGGAGCATTTTCCAATATTGTGGAGAAAAgtcttttatatttactgtaccaGCTTCAAGACAAGGACATAACCATTGTAGAG ACAGCTGCATCAACGCTGCACAGCTGCCTTCCCTTTGTGGGGTGTGACAAAACCAGGATGGTGATGGAGAGTGAGGGAAATGACCTCTGTCAGCAGGAAACCTATCCGGCCAGG GTACCAACAGTACTGCGCTGCCTTTTTCCTTTTTCTGCCGTACTATCTGACATACTATCGGAGGTTTCAGTGACAAACCTTGTGAGAATGAATCAAGGATACCTGATAGATATCACTGGATCCCTG ATAACAGAACGCCCGCACTTGATCTCCCAGCTTCTGCGAGAGGCGACCTCCCATCTGGGTAAAGAACCCTTCCAAACCCAAGCTGTCAACCTGATCG CTGTATTCATCGGCATGTATAGCTCCAGCCCACGAATGCGCTGTGAGGCAGAAAAGCTGGTAAAGAGTCTACTTGCCGTTGCCATGCCGGGGACTGATCCAGTGTCGGCTGATGGGAGACATTGA